A genomic stretch from Candidatus Latescibacterota bacterium includes:
- a CDS encoding 4Fe-4S binding protein: MRIAFASGKGGAGKTTLAVNLAAVAAVRGIKTTYSDCDVEEPDGHIFLHPENLERTDVTVPVPVVDDDLCDGCGKCGEICNFNAIKVLAGRVVSFPELCHSCGGCTLVCPLGAISEIERKTGHIATGVSVVKSGKDAPGRLYYEVDECGGEKNTKETVGLERPGLAKLRFTMGTLDVGEPRSVPIIQDLLTMPDESNLFIIDSPPGTSCQMVESVRGADYVVLVAEATPFGLNDFKLAGEVVKMFGISCGVVLNRVMESEASATESSSRPAQDGIKEFCRENGFEVLAEIPAIRKIAEISSTGGLVAFEIPVMEQAIDAILDRLAEIIAG, translated from the coding sequence ATGAGGATTGCTTTTGCAAGTGGTAAGGGTGGTGCAGGGAAGACCACACTTGCTGTAAATCTGGCGGCGGTCGCAGCCGTCAGAGGGATAAAGACTACGTATTCTGATTGTGACGTTGAGGAACCGGATGGACATATTTTTCTTCATCCCGAGAACCTCGAAAGGACCGATGTCACTGTTCCCGTTCCCGTTGTAGACGATGATCTCTGCGACGGGTGCGGGAAATGCGGGGAAATCTGCAATTTCAACGCAATCAAGGTCCTGGCCGGCCGGGTCGTGTCATTTCCCGAACTGTGCCATTCCTGCGGCGGCTGTACGCTCGTATGCCCTCTGGGCGCGATATCGGAGATAGAACGAAAGACAGGCCATATCGCTACGGGAGTATCAGTCGTTAAATCCGGGAAAGATGCACCTGGCCGGCTTTATTATGAAGTAGATGAGTGTGGGGGGGAGAAAAACACAAAAGAGACAGTCGGGTTGGAGAGACCCGGGCTGGCAAAACTCCGTTTCACGATGGGAACACTTGATGTCGGTGAACCGAGATCGGTCCCGATCATCCAGGACCTGCTCACAATGCCCGACGAATCCAACCTTTTCATTATCGACTCTCCTCCTGGCACTTCCTGTCAGATGGTGGAATCGGTGCGGGGAGCGGACTATGTCGTTCTCGTAGCAGAGGCGACACCATTCGGTCTGAATGATTTTAAGCTGGCAGGAGAAGTAGTGAAGATGTTCGGGATAAGCTGTGGTGTCGTGCTGAACAGAGTGATGGAGAGCGAGGCATCTGCCACGGAGAGTTCTTCCAGGCCTGCACAGGACGGCATAAAAGAGTTCTGTCGAGAAAATGGATTCGAGGTCCTGGCCGAGATTCCCGCGATACGGAAAATAGCCGAGATCTCCTCGACCGGAGGCCTCGTTGCTTTTGAAATACCTGTGATGGAACAGGCGATAGATGCCATCCTGGACAGGCTGGCTGAGATAATTGCTGGTTAG
- a CDS encoding ATP-binding protein translates to MKEIVVISGKGGTGKTSMVASFARLAGRVVCADCDVDAANLHIVTKPVIREKIEFIGGKVAVIDQASCTGCGRCHEVCRFSAVLEDGSVYDIDSMACEGCGVCAEFCPEKVITMEPETNGEWYVSDTDNGPLIHARLLPGSENSGKLVTEVRRAARRVAEEEGINTIIVDGSPGIGCPVIASVTGSDAVLAVTEPSLSAMHDVKRVIDLARHFEIKTLICVNKSDINEDITGQIREMAEKSGIPFAGTVRFDEDFTKAQICGKSISEFSDGTAASDVSGVWEFVRRELGLED, encoded by the coding sequence ATGAAAGAAATCGTAGTCATAAGCGGCAAGGGGGGCACTGGAAAGACCAGTATGGTCGCGTCGTTCGCGAGGCTGGCCGGACGCGTGGTATGCGCGGATTGCGATGTGGACGCGGCAAATCTGCATATAGTGACAAAGCCTGTAATCCGCGAGAAGATCGAATTCATCGGGGGAAAGGTTGCTGTGATCGACCAGGCATCCTGCACAGGGTGTGGCAGGTGTCATGAAGTGTGTCGTTTTTCAGCTGTCCTTGAGGACGGAAGTGTATATGATATCGATAGCATGGCATGCGAGGGATGCGGAGTATGCGCCGAGTTCTGTCCTGAGAAAGTGATCACGATGGAACCTGAGACCAATGGGGAATGGTACGTGTCCGATACTGATAACGGGCCGTTGATCCATGCAAGACTGCTGCCCGGAAGCGAGAATTCCGGAAAACTCGTCACCGAGGTCCGCAGGGCGGCCAGACGCGTGGCTGAAGAAGAGGGAATAAATACGATAATCGTAGACGGGTCCCCGGGGATCGGTTGTCCTGTGATAGCATCGGTTACAGGATCGGACGCTGTACTCGCCGTTACCGAGCCATCGCTGTCGGCGATGCATGATGTGAAAAGGGTCATCGACCTTGCCCGGCATTTTGAAATAAAGACCTTGATTTGTGTGAACAAATCAGACATTAACGAAGATATTACCGGTCAGATAAGGGAGATGGCCGAAAAGTCCGGGATACCATTCGCCGGGACCGTCAGATTCGATGAGGACTTCACAAAAGCCCAGATCTGCGGAAAAAGTATTTCGGAATTCAGTGATGGGACGGCCGCGTCGGATGTATCCGGCGTCTGGGAGTTCGTCCGCAGAGAACTTGGACTGGAGGATTGA
- a CDS encoding P-loop NTPase — protein MAEQNNDEARLALNLSKIKHKVLVLSGKGGVGKSTVAVNLAVALATAGKKVGLIDIDLHGPSVPKMLGIENMPLDGSQNSIKPFVVGDNLLVMSIGFLLKNQDDAVIWRGPLKMGVIKQFLSDVDWGELDYIVVDSPPGTGDEPLSIAQLIPDADGAVIVTTPQNVAIQDVRKCITFCSQVNLPVIGVVENMSGYVCPHCGEHDDFFGKGGGEEMAADMSVPFMGRVPFESGVVEAGDSGRPFVISNPESEAGKVFASMAASLLTLKGRKAPVITGTGNLKIAVPVDGGKVSEHFGHAEKFLAFEVDRTKNTVSGPEELQPPEHGVGVIPEWLAGEKVGVVLAGGIGQKAKDIFTEHGIEVVTGVAEKDPAEAVKSFLGGALASKGEACSGHDHGGGCGGPGGCGGNS, from the coding sequence ATGGCAGAACAGAATAATGATGAAGCGAGACTGGCCCTGAATCTCTCAAAGATAAAACACAAGGTGCTGGTTCTATCAGGTAAAGGCGGAGTAGGGAAAAGCACCGTAGCGGTGAATCTTGCCGTCGCGCTCGCCACGGCCGGAAAGAAGGTCGGACTGATCGATATCGACCTGCACGGGCCGAGTGTGCCGAAGATGCTTGGAATAGAGAATATGCCGCTGGATGGTTCGCAGAACTCGATCAAACCTTTCGTGGTCGGGGATAATCTCCTGGTCATGTCGATCGGTTTTCTCCTGAAAAACCAGGATGACGCGGTGATATGGCGCGGGCCACTGAAGATGGGTGTGATCAAACAGTTCCTCTCCGACGTGGATTGGGGCGAACTTGATTATATAGTAGTCGACTCACCTCCGGGCACAGGCGACGAGCCGCTGTCGATAGCGCAGCTTATCCCTGATGCTGATGGAGCCGTCATTGTGACGACACCACAGAATGTGGCCATCCAGGATGTCAGAAAATGTATCACTTTCTGCAGCCAGGTAAATCTTCCTGTTATCGGGGTCGTCGAGAATATGAGCGGATATGTCTGCCCTCATTGCGGAGAACATGACGATTTCTTCGGTAAGGGTGGAGGAGAGGAAATGGCCGCGGATATGAGTGTCCCGTTTATGGGAAGGGTGCCGTTCGAGTCCGGAGTAGTAGAGGCCGGGGACAGCGGAAGACCTTTCGTCATATCCAATCCCGAGTCCGAAGCGGGCAAGGTGTTCGCCTCTATGGCGGCGTCGCTTCTCACTCTGAAAGGAAGGAAGGCTCCCGTGATCACAGGAACCGGTAATTTAAAGATAGCTGTGCCGGTCGACGGTGGAAAGGTAAGCGAGCATTTCGGACATGCCGAGAAGTTTCTTGCTTTCGAGGTCGACAGGACAAAGAATACGGTTTCCGGACCGGAAGAACTTCAGCCTCCCGAACATGGTGTCGGAGTCATCCCCGAATGGCTGGCCGGAGAAAAAGTAGGTGTGGTCCTTGCCGGTGGTATCGGCCAGAAGGCAAAAGATATTTTCACCGAGCATGGTATAGAAGTAGTTACCGGTGTAGCGGAGAAGGATCCCGCTGAAGCCGTGAAGTCGTTTCTCGGAGGAGCTCTCGCTTCTAAGGGAGAAGCCTGTTCGGGACACGATCATGGCGGCGGATGCGGTGGACCTGGCGGCTGTGGAGGCAATAGTTAG
- a CDS encoding aminotransferase class I/II-fold pyridoxal phosphate-dependent enzyme: MHDIEKKSKLTQCVHGSLIPDGSGAVITPIYQTSTFSFRDVDHGAGLFAGKEEGYIYSRLGNPTVRSVEKAVALLEDGYDGVGCGSGMAALHLAFASILKAGDHAICSESVYGPVVGLFTQQFGNWNVDVSFVDTTDLEKIKAALRPETTLIHIETPANPTMAVTDLAAVAELAHSHGAKITVDNTFMSPILQRPFEFGADVVIHSMTKFINGHADVVAGMVIAKNEEDYRHLRKMSNAYGGTIDPFNSFLVARGIKTLAIRMEKHNASGMKVAEFLDSHPKIAKVMYPGLKSHPQYETHKKQASGPGGLISFELKGGLEAGKVLMDSLELCVLAVSLGGVETLIQQPAAMTHASMDPAIRQQAGITDGLVRISVGIEELDDILSDLSQGLDRIE; encoded by the coding sequence ATGCACGACATCGAGAAAAAATCAAAACTTACGCAATGTGTACATGGCAGCCTCATCCCGGACGGGTCGGGCGCAGTGATTACACCGATATACCAGACCTCGACATTCAGTTTCAGAGATGTCGATCACGGGGCGGGACTGTTCGCCGGTAAAGAAGAGGGCTATATCTATTCACGTCTGGGTAATCCCACGGTCAGGTCAGTGGAGAAGGCAGTGGCCCTTCTGGAGGACGGATATGACGGGGTAGGCTGTGGTTCGGGTATGGCGGCGCTTCATCTTGCCTTCGCCTCGATCCTGAAGGCAGGCGATCATGCTATATGCAGTGAATCCGTATACGGACCGGTAGTAGGCCTGTTCACCCAGCAGTTCGGGAACTGGAACGTCGATGTATCGTTCGTAGATACGACCGATCTGGAGAAAATCAAGGCGGCCCTGAGGCCCGAGACCACGCTGATTCATATTGAGACTCCGGCCAATCCTACAATGGCGGTGACCGATCTCGCCGCGGTCGCGGAGCTGGCTCACTCGCACGGTGCCAAAATAACCGTGGACAATACATTCATGAGCCCGATCCTTCAGAGGCCCTTTGAGTTTGGCGCCGACGTGGTGATCCATTCGATGACGAAGTTCATCAATGGTCATGCCGATGTCGTTGCCGGAATGGTCATAGCGAAGAACGAGGAAGACTACAGGCATCTCAGGAAGATGTCGAACGCCTACGGCGGTACTATAGATCCATTCAACTCGTTCCTCGTGGCCAGAGGCATCAAGACTCTGGCGATCAGGATGGAAAAACACAACGCGAGCGGTATGAAGGTCGCCGAGTTCCTCGACAGTCACCCGAAGATAGCGAAGGTGATGTATCCCGGATTGAAGTCGCATCCGCAGTACGAGACGCACAAAAAGCAGGCTTCGGGCCCTGGTGGCCTTATCAGTTTCGAGCTCAAGGGAGGGCTGGAAGCCGGTAAGGTACTGATGGATTCGCTGGAATTATGTGTCCTGGCAGTCAGTCTCGGTGGTGTTGAGACATTGATCCAGCAGCCGGCCGCGATGACGCACGCGAGCATGGATCCAGCGATCAGGCAGCAGGCGGGAATCACCGACGGTCTGGTCAGGATCTCTGTAGGAATTGAAGAATTAGACGATATTCTGTCCGATCTGAGCCAGGGGCTCGACAGGATCGAATAA
- a CDS encoding class I SAM-dependent methyltransferase, translating into MSDATGLARWTDKAMVWEPFAPTRSVIDESKEKSSEKDRLFLEHGFDRHAVTDFVLDSAKPIRGPVLDIGTGKGLAAIGIAKRGHKVVTLDPDEDQIKAAITNAVGEKLESMIEFHVADVNDIPFKDESFNLAVMVDVIHHLKNADNLLPEVSRILAHGGRFVFCDFTDEGFAIMDRIHGDDGHSHATGEGETVDSLVRGFNDNGFRCVSRDTRFHQYLVIAEKVV; encoded by the coding sequence ATGTCTGATGCGACCGGCCTTGCGAGATGGACAGACAAGGCAATGGTGTGGGAACCTTTCGCGCCAACGAGAAGCGTGATAGATGAATCAAAGGAAAAAAGTTCGGAGAAGGATAGATTATTTCTGGAACATGGGTTCGACCGGCACGCAGTAACGGATTTTGTCCTCGATTCGGCAAAACCGATACGGGGCCCTGTTCTGGATATAGGGACGGGTAAGGGGCTCGCCGCGATCGGCATCGCGAAACGCGGGCACAAAGTGGTCACACTGGATCCCGATGAAGATCAGATCAAGGCAGCCATAACGAATGCCGTTGGTGAGAAACTCGAATCGATGATCGAGTTTCACGTTGCCGATGTGAATGATATTCCGTTCAAGGATGAGAGTTTCAACCTTGCTGTCATGGTCGACGTCATCCATCACCTGAAAAATGCGGACAATTTACTTCCTGAAGTGTCCAGGATCCTGGCTCACGGAGGAAGGTTTGTGTTCTGCGATTTCACAGATGAAGGCTTCGCGATCATGGACAGGATCCATGGAGACGACGGGCATTCTCACGCGACCGGGGAGGGTGAGACTGTCGACAGCCTGGTGCGCGGATTTAATGATAACGGATTCAGATGTGTCAGCAGGGATACACGGTTTCACCAGTATCTTGTCATCGCCGAGAAGGTGGTTTAG
- a CDS encoding FAD:protein FMN transferase, with protein MIRFQRKSFLFSLALLAFTMTLVMSCSRKEMPVTRETFVMGSKCVISIYGMKEDEAAAIAGTAFHELARIDGLMSNWRDDSELSLLNNGPKNIPIEISEELFEIIERSIYYSGLTEGAFDVTARPLIRLWGFQRKDGELLLEKIPSEESISRTLPYVGSDRVILDRDSLTVTLPAGMQIDLAGIGKGYGVDRCVKILRGAGVNSALVNLSGNMYAIGTPPGREGWLIGIREPHGESGIVGKILMTDEAIATSGNYENFVILGGRKYGHIIDPRTGMTVDHLLSVTVVAPSAIESDALSTGLFVLGPVASRKLSETLPGVRVAFALIDDSFEFMGSSGWKIETD; from the coding sequence ATGATCCGTTTCCAGCGAAAATCTTTTCTATTCTCTCTGGCCCTTCTGGCCTTCACCATGACCCTGGTCATGTCCTGCTCGAGAAAAGAGATGCCGGTCACGCGTGAGACCTTCGTCATGGGCTCGAAATGTGTCATCTCTATTTATGGGATGAAAGAGGACGAGGCGGCGGCTATCGCCGGCACGGCCTTTCACGAACTGGCCAGGATAGATGGACTGATGAGCAACTGGCGAGACGACAGCGAATTGTCCCTTCTGAACAATGGGCCGAAAAATATCCCGATCGAGATCTCGGAAGAACTGTTCGAGATCATCGAGAGGTCCATCTATTATTCAGGCCTGACCGAAGGCGCCTTCGATGTGACGGCGCGTCCACTGATCAGGCTCTGGGGATTTCAGCGGAAAGACGGCGAACTCCTTCTTGAGAAGATTCCCTCGGAAGAATCGATATCCCGGACACTACCATATGTAGGATCGGACAGAGTGATACTGGACCGCGACTCTCTGACCGTCACTCTCCCCGCCGGGATGCAGATCGATCTGGCAGGTATCGGAAAAGGTTATGGCGTGGACAGATGCGTCAAGATACTCCGAGGTGCCGGAGTGAACAGTGCTCTGGTCAACCTCAGCGGCAACATGTACGCTATCGGCACTCCTCCCGGACGCGAGGGCTGGTTGATCGGCATACGTGAACCTCATGGTGAAAGCGGGATAGTCGGGAAGATCCTGATGACCGACGAAGCGATCGCGACATCGGGTAATTACGAGAATTTCGTTATTCTGGGCGGCAGGAAGTACGGCCACATAATCGACCCGAGGACAGGGATGACAGTTGATCATCTACTCAGTGTCACAGTCGTTGCTCCTTCGGCGATAGAATCAGATGCTCTTTCGACCGGACTCTTCGTCCTCGGACCCGTTGCGAGCCGGAAGCTCTCCGAGACCCTTCCCGGCGTCAGGGTCGCATTCGCGCTTATCGACGACTCCTTTGAATTTATGGGAAGCTCTGGCTGGAAGATCGAGACAGATTAG
- a CDS encoding glucose-6-phosphate isomerase: MITIDTEKVSPHLQEKDIAGRMPAAIDALDSLLEKKGPGAGMLGWLDLPRMEKIKIDELADTGKSIRKENDCLVVVGIGGSYIGARAAIEALPFEAGFPVYFAGNNLSPVYLDALLSRLDGKRFSICMISKSGTTTEPAIAFRLLKRKLIETFGPDSIKDRIIAITDPAKGALREMATKEGWKTFSIPSDVGGRFSILSPVGLLPCAAAGIPVKGMLAGALGSLETFTRASGTNDALRYAVVRSLLHDRGTKIEVLSTFHPELAMICEWWKQLAGESEGKEGKGLFPASTIMTTDLHSLGQFLQEGARDILETFLVARHPLRDLTIPSEQQDLDNLNYLAGRSVSEVNAKAFEGTRSAHEAGGLPVITIEVPSITPDTIGALFVFFEIVVSVTGRLLGINPFDQPGVEEYKARMFKLLGKPGS; the protein is encoded by the coding sequence GTGATCACGATCGATACCGAAAAAGTGTCCCCTCATCTCCAGGAAAAGGACATCGCAGGCAGGATGCCCGCGGCCATAGATGCCCTCGATTCCCTGCTTGAAAAAAAAGGGCCGGGCGCGGGGATGCTGGGATGGCTTGACCTTCCTCGTATGGAAAAAATTAAGATCGATGAGTTAGCCGATACAGGAAAGTCTATCCGGAAAGAAAATGACTGCCTGGTCGTAGTGGGGATAGGCGGATCGTATATCGGAGCAAGGGCCGCCATAGAAGCCCTGCCCTTCGAAGCCGGATTTCCCGTCTACTTCGCGGGCAACAACCTCTCTCCAGTCTACCTGGACGCTCTCCTGTCCCGCCTCGATGGAAAGAGATTCTCTATCTGCATGATCTCGAAATCGGGCACGACGACCGAACCGGCCATCGCCTTCCGGCTTCTCAAACGTAAACTGATAGAGACTTTCGGCCCCGACTCGATAAAAGACAGGATCATAGCTATCACCGACCCGGCAAAGGGCGCGCTGAGGGAGATGGCGACCAAAGAAGGATGGAAGACATTTTCGATTCCGTCCGATGTCGGAGGCAGGTTCAGCATCCTCTCCCCCGTGGGACTCCTCCCCTGCGCGGCAGCAGGCATACCCGTCAAGGGAATGCTGGCAGGGGCTCTCGGATCGCTTGAGACGTTCACCAGGGCTTCGGGAACCAATGACGCGTTGAGATACGCGGTTGTGCGGAGTCTTCTTCATGACAGGGGAACAAAGATAGAAGTGTTATCTACATTCCATCCCGAGCTGGCCATGATCTGCGAATGGTGGAAACAGCTGGCAGGCGAATCGGAGGGAAAAGAGGGCAAGGGTCTTTTCCCCGCCTCGACTATCATGACGACCGACCTGCACTCACTGGGACAATTCCTGCAGGAAGGCGCCCGTGACATCCTGGAGACATTTCTAGTGGCAAGACATCCTCTCCGGGACCTGACGATCCCATCCGAGCAGCAGGATCTCGACAACCTGAACTACCTGGCGGGAAGATCGGTCAGCGAAGTGAACGCGAAGGCTTTCGAGGGAACAAGATCAGCGCACGAAGCTGGAGGCCTTCCCGTGATAACGATCGAAGTGCCGTCGATCACACCCGATACTATCGGCGCGCTTTTCGTCTTTTTCGAGATCGTCGTATCTGTCACAGGCCGGCTTCTCGGTATCAACCCGTTTGACCAGCCCGGCGTCGAGGAATATAAGGCCAGGATGTTCAAGCTGCTCGGCAAACCGGGCTCATAA
- the ftcD gene encoding glutamate formimidoyltransferase yields the protein MKLVECVPNFSEGLDMAKIDAITNEISGVEGVKLLDVDPGKDTNRTVVTMIGTPDEVVEAAFRAIKKAAEVIDMRTHTGTHARMGATDVCPFVPVSGITMDECIELAHRLGERVGSELGIPVYFYEYAASKPEWKNLATVRSGEYEALSEKLKDPEWKPDCGPAEFNPGAGATAISAREFLIAYNVNLNTRDTKVARDIAFTIREKGKLARDEAGKVVKDENGKSVRAPGIFKECKAVGWYMDDFGRAQVSINLTNYNVTPPHLVFDECSRIAQELGARVTGSELVGLIPLEALVQAGKHYLAKMGKLTGVPESELVHIADLSMGLSDLYPFEADKKIIEYQFHRADSLVAMKASEFADVLSTDSPAPGGGSVAALCGALSGALSAMVAALTHGKKGYEDSFDIMEEVSIEAQRLKEEFLTDVDKDTDAFNRVMDAMRMKKKTDEEKAARAAAIEECTKEATLIPLGVLKRSLDAAKLARAVCEKGNKNSASDSAVAALTARTAAEGAWLNVVINLPGIEDKEFRTVTKTEADRIRAEVVSHTEETIALTEKILEQ from the coding sequence ATGAAACTGGTCGAATGCGTACCCAACTTCAGTGAAGGCCTTGATATGGCCAAGATCGATGCAATCACTAACGAGATAAGTGGAGTCGAGGGAGTAAAACTTCTCGATGTCGACCCCGGGAAAGACACTAACAGGACAGTCGTCACTATGATCGGCACGCCCGACGAAGTCGTCGAAGCGGCGTTCAGGGCAATAAAAAAAGCCGCTGAGGTCATCGATATGCGTACTCATACCGGCACGCACGCCCGTATGGGGGCGACCGACGTATGCCCCTTCGTCCCGGTAAGCGGAATAACGATGGACGAATGTATCGAGCTTGCACACAGGCTTGGTGAGAGGGTAGGAAGCGAACTGGGAATACCCGTTTACTTCTACGAATACGCCGCATCGAAGCCCGAATGGAAAAACCTCGCCACAGTCCGATCCGGTGAATACGAGGCCCTTTCAGAAAAGTTGAAGGATCCCGAGTGGAAACCTGACTGCGGCCCTGCCGAGTTCAACCCGGGCGCTGGCGCAACGGCGATCAGCGCCAGAGAATTCCTCATTGCATATAATGTCAATCTCAATACCCGCGACACGAAGGTCGCGAGGGATATCGCCTTCACGATCCGGGAAAAGGGCAAACTGGCACGCGACGAGGCAGGCAAGGTCGTAAAAGATGAAAATGGCAAATCTGTGAGAGCTCCCGGCATATTTAAGGAATGCAAGGCGGTCGGGTGGTACATGGACGATTTTGGAAGGGCCCAGGTCTCTATCAATCTCACGAACTACAATGTAACGCCCCCTCATCTCGTATTCGACGAATGCTCCCGGATAGCGCAGGAACTGGGCGCCAGAGTCACAGGAAGCGAACTTGTAGGCCTTATCCCCCTGGAGGCTCTTGTCCAGGCGGGAAAACATTATCTGGCAAAGATGGGCAAGCTCACAGGAGTGCCTGAATCCGAACTGGTCCATATCGCCGATCTCTCCATGGGGCTCAGCGACCTCTATCCATTCGAAGCGGACAAAAAGATCATAGAATATCAGTTTCACAGGGCTGACAGCCTGGTCGCGATGAAGGCCTCTGAGTTCGCCGACGTCCTCTCCACCGATTCACCCGCTCCTGGCGGGGGAAGCGTGGCCGCCCTGTGCGGCGCGCTGAGCGGAGCTCTCTCGGCGATGGTCGCCGCTCTCACTCATGGCAAGAAGGGATACGAAGACTCCTTCGATATCATGGAAGAGGTCAGCATCGAGGCACAGCGTCTCAAGGAAGAATTCCTGACCGACGTCGACAAAGACACCGACGCGTTCAACCGTGTGATGGATGCTATGAGGATGAAGAAAAAGACCGACGAGGAAAAGGCTGCAAGAGCCGCGGCAATAGAGGAATGTACGAAGGAAGCCACCCTCATCCCGTTGGGTGTGTTGAAACGTTCACTCGATGCGGCAAAGCTGGCCAGAGCGGTCTGTGAAAAGGGTAACAAAAACTCGGCGAGCGACTCCGCCGTCGCGGCCCTGACAGCGAGGACCGCAGCCGAAGGGGCCTGGCTCAACGTCGTCATAAATCTTCCCGGCATAGAGGATAAAGAATTCAGGACCGTCACGAAGACCGAGGCAGACAGGATCAGGGCCGAAGTAGTCTCTCATACCGAAGAGACCATAGCCCTTACCGAGAAGATACTTGAACAATAG
- a CDS encoding sugar phosphate isomerase/epimerase, which produces MEYHLSIPLSRIEENIDFVTENGFQPEVRMTDVDYMMGLKTDDLKRLGEVFEQNRFRPFTHGPFFGLDVAGIDRNIAEYSIRALLHGLEITSGLGGKVMVMHTGYLPQFSRGGRRHWFRNWAERMPAVMERANSLGVTLALENTWDDRPEVLIHLADLLPGHSVRFCIDTGHVNAFSRLHISRWWNALEGRIAALHLHDNDGISDDHLVPGRGTFDFSELAKLMKESKDRPLLDLEVDIPNAVLAREVLDGIFNR; this is translated from the coding sequence ATGGAGTATCACCTGAGCATACCATTGAGCAGGATCGAGGAAAATATCGATTTCGTCACGGAGAACGGTTTTCAGCCGGAAGTCCGGATGACAGATGTCGATTATATGATGGGCCTCAAGACAGATGACCTGAAACGTCTTGGTGAGGTCTTCGAGCAGAACAGATTCAGGCCTTTTACTCATGGCCCGTTTTTCGGACTCGACGTGGCCGGTATAGACAGAAACATAGCGGAATATTCCATCCGCGCACTTCTTCACGGGCTTGAGATCACCAGTGGACTCGGTGGAAAAGTGATGGTCATGCATACGGGCTACCTTCCCCAGTTTTCGAGGGGTGGGCGGAGGCACTGGTTCAGGAACTGGGCGGAGAGGATGCCAGCCGTCATGGAACGTGCGAACAGCCTCGGTGTGACTCTTGCGCTGGAAAACACATGGGACGACCGGCCGGAGGTGTTGATCCATCTGGCAGACCTTCTGCCAGGCCACTCGGTGCGGTTCTGCATCGACACGGGGCATGTGAACGCATTCTCGAGGCTTCATATATCCAGGTGGTGGAACGCGCTCGAAGGCAGGATAGCGGCCCTGCACCTGCATGACAACGACGGGATCTCCGACGATCATCTGGTGCCGGGTAGGGGGACATTCGATTTTTCCGAACTGGCGAAGTTGATGAAAGAGTCGAAGGACAGACCTCTTCTTGACCT